A single region of the Alteriqipengyuania flavescens genome encodes:
- a CDS encoding DUF1289 domain-containing protein — translation MPATTIDDPQSPCQKICRLSANGNVCTGCGRTLDEIAEWSEMSPDQRRAVIQAAERRRVEGFTL, via the coding sequence ATGCCTGCAACGACCATTGATGACCCGCAATCGCCATGCCAGAAGATATGTCGATTGTCGGCAAATGGAAATGTCTGCACGGGCTGTGGCCGAACGCTCGATGAGATTGCAGAGTGGTCCGAAATGTCGCCTGACCAAAGGCGAGCCGTAATCCAGGCTGCTGAGAGGCGAAGAGTCGAGGGCTTCACTCTATGA
- the cobU gene encoding bifunctional adenosylcobinamide kinase/adenosylcobinamide-phosphate guanylyltransferase — MSLVHLILGGARSGKSRHALSICGRMRGPHKFIATAQAYDDEMTERIRQHREERADFWHTIEAPIELARAITSVNAGTVLVDCCTLWLSNVMLAELDIGREADALVESIARANANVVLVSNEVGSGIVPENRLGRDFRDEQGRLNQRLAEISDTVELVVAGLPLRLKG, encoded by the coding sequence ATGAGCTTGGTTCATTTGATCCTCGGCGGTGCTCGATCGGGCAAGAGCCGCCACGCTCTTTCGATATGCGGCCGCATGCGGGGGCCGCACAAGTTCATCGCCACCGCGCAGGCGTATGACGATGAAATGACCGAGCGAATCCGTCAGCACCGTGAAGAACGTGCCGATTTCTGGCACACAATCGAGGCACCGATCGAACTCGCTCGAGCGATTACATCGGTCAACGCAGGCACGGTGCTCGTCGATTGCTGCACCTTGTGGCTCTCGAACGTGATGCTTGCCGAACTCGACATCGGAAGGGAAGCCGACGCGCTGGTGGAGAGTATTGCGCGGGCTAATGCAAATGTCGTGCTGGTCAGTAACGAGGTCGGCTCGGGCATTGTCCCGGAAAATCGACTAGGCCGCGATTTCCGCGACGAACAGGGACGGCTGAACCAGCGGCTGGCCGAGATTTCCGACACGGTCGAACTCGTGGTCGCTGGGCTCCCCCTTCGTCTCAAGGGTTGA
- the cobD gene encoding threonine-phosphate decarboxylase CobD, protein MTDLDLVSGHGGRIDAMARAFPGAPLPWIDLSTGINPYPYPLPPIAPDAWERLPAEVARAFCETTMAESFRCDPSFCRAVAGTEVVIRQLPSILRAQRVAVRARSYADHAESWRLAGAKVVTHSDPLALAGEADVVVIVNPNNPDGHRWSIEAIETARATLAHRGGWLIVDEAYADLNPSLSAAPFAGRKGLILLRSFGKFFGLAGVRLGAVLATQEILSSIEDRLGGWDVSGPALDIGAAAYADHDWQAATRGHLAVRMQEMHALFATSALEDRGGTDLFRFVRGSDANALWRRLAEQGIAVRRFVGEAHHLRIGLPADKIAFSRLARALNP, encoded by the coding sequence ATGACCGATCTCGACCTCGTGTCAGGCCATGGCGGACGGATCGACGCGATGGCACGCGCGTTTCCCGGGGCGCCACTGCCATGGATCGACCTGTCGACCGGCATCAATCCGTATCCTTATCCGTTGCCCCCGATCGCACCCGATGCATGGGAGCGCTTACCGGCCGAGGTGGCCCGCGCATTCTGCGAAACCACCATGGCGGAGTCGTTCCGATGCGATCCGTCTTTTTGCCGCGCGGTCGCCGGGACGGAAGTCGTCATCCGCCAGCTGCCGTCGATCCTGCGTGCTCAAAGAGTCGCCGTGCGCGCTCGAAGCTATGCCGATCATGCGGAAAGCTGGCGACTGGCGGGGGCGAAGGTGGTCACGCATTCCGATCCCTTGGCATTGGCCGGGGAGGCTGATGTCGTAGTAATCGTGAACCCCAACAACCCTGATGGGCATCGTTGGTCTATCGAAGCCATCGAGACAGCGCGCGCTACACTCGCCCATCGTGGTGGCTGGCTGATCGTCGACGAGGCGTATGCCGACCTCAATCCTTCGCTAAGTGCGGCTCCGTTTGCGGGACGCAAGGGGCTCATCCTCTTGCGATCCTTCGGCAAGTTTTTCGGGCTTGCGGGTGTGCGGTTGGGTGCCGTGCTTGCTACGCAAGAGATCTTGAGCAGCATCGAAGATCGCCTCGGCGGATGGGATGTGTCGGGCCCCGCGCTGGATATCGGTGCGGCAGCCTATGCTGATCATGACTGGCAGGCCGCTACGCGCGGACACCTTGCCGTGCGAATGCAGGAGATGCACGCCCTTTTCGCGACCTCGGCGTTGGAAGACCGTGGCGGAACCGATCTTTTCCGGTTCGTCCGTGGATCTGACGCAAATGCGCTCTGGCGGCGACTTGCTGAGCAAGGCATCGCCGTGCGCCGGTTCGTCGGGGAAGCGCATCACCTCCGCATCGGCTTGCCCGCCGACAAAATCGCGTTTTCACGGCTTGCACGAGCGCTCAACCCTTGA
- the cbiB gene encoding adenosylcobinamide-phosphate synthase CbiB, with protein sequence MMAGLAIEAVVGWPEAVDKRIGHPVRWFGWLVERTERLGNRQSRSRSARIATGGLVTLFLVALAGLIGLAIQLLLPAGWLGLALIALLASSLIAARSLREHVAAVVEAFDTTGIEAARHSLSRIVGRATAELDEPAIARAAIESLAENTSDGVTAPLFWGALFGLPGLFAYKAINTLDSMIGHRNARYEAFGKIAARLDDLANLIPARLTGILFALCAGSGQAILIMFRDAGRHRSPNAGWPESAMAGALGIRLSGPRTYGETTSNDPWLNSGAREPSGADIRRALDLYRWVVIAMAIILALLGWINVS encoded by the coding sequence ATGATGGCAGGGCTCGCGATCGAAGCCGTGGTCGGCTGGCCCGAAGCGGTGGACAAGCGGATTGGGCATCCTGTCCGCTGGTTCGGCTGGCTGGTCGAGCGGACAGAGCGTCTGGGCAATCGCCAATCACGGAGCAGATCGGCGCGGATCGCGACGGGCGGTCTTGTTACTCTGTTTCTAGTGGCGCTTGCGGGCTTGATCGGTCTGGCCATCCAGCTGCTTCTGCCAGCCGGATGGCTAGGCCTTGCCCTGATTGCCCTCCTCGCCTCCAGCCTGATCGCTGCGCGCTCACTGCGCGAACACGTTGCGGCGGTCGTCGAGGCGTTCGACACTACAGGGATCGAGGCTGCGCGGCATTCGCTCAGCCGCATCGTTGGACGTGCGACCGCTGAGCTGGATGAGCCCGCCATCGCCCGTGCCGCCATCGAGAGCTTGGCAGAGAACACTTCGGATGGCGTCACTGCACCCTTGTTCTGGGGTGCGCTTTTCGGCCTGCCGGGTCTGTTTGCCTACAAGGCAATCAACACGCTCGATTCGATGATCGGCCATCGCAATGCGCGCTACGAAGCTTTCGGTAAGATTGCCGCCCGGCTCGACGATCTCGCCAACCTGATCCCCGCACGCCTGACGGGTATTCTTTTCGCGCTATGTGCCGGTTCGGGCCAGGCTATACTAATCATGTTTCGGGACGCCGGCAGGCACCGTTCTCCCAATGCAGGGTGGCCGGAGTCCGCGATGGCGGGCGCGCTCGGCATCAGACTGTCGGGGCCGCGGACTTATGGCGAAACGACGAGCAACGACCCTTGGCTCAATTCGGGAGCAAGAGAGCCATCAGGAGCCGATATCCGCCGCGCCTTGGATCTTTATCGGTGGGTAGTCATCGCCATGGCGATCATCCTGGCGCTCCTGGGCTGGATCAACGTGTCATGA